The following proteins come from a genomic window of Amblyraja radiata isolate CabotCenter1 unplaced genomic scaffold, sAmbRad1.1.pri scaffold_560_ctg1, whole genome shotgun sequence:
- the LOC116970138 gene encoding NACHT, LRR and PYD domains-containing protein 3-like produces the protein MMRCHGYFREQEHGSVAELVEKGTRRDSSTLFLSLVMEKGHLARRVMWESFVKMQNELPKLNKILKEIQEHGPDPEEYMNIIGGLTELPSHMEDVQQKHKETLRAQNETLSVNTILMKEKVKDFPLRDRYAELTIISTVRDRTLVEHELLARGRDHEEWREECLRGKLEKIRTDELFHSSFSRSNSRSGISATVAGVAGIGKTTMVQKIVHDWATGKMYPNFQFVFSFKFRDLNMINCRINLRELILDQYPYFGNMLREVWKNPKGLLFIFDGLDEFKGRIDFA, from the exons ATGATGAGATGCCATGGATATTTCCGTGAACAAGAACAcggg AGTGTCGCTGAGCTCGTGGAAAAGGGAACCCGCAGAGACAGTTCCACactcttcctcagtctggtgATGGAGAAGGGTCACCTTGCCCGGCGGGTGATGTGGGAATCCTTTGTGAAAATGCAGAACGAATTGCCGAAGCTgaacaaaatactgaaagaaatccaggagcacg GACCTGATCCAGAAGAATACATGAATATCATCGGAGGTTTAACTGAATTACCCTCTCATATGGAAG atgttcaacagaaacacaaggagactctgcgaGCACAGAATGAAACACTGAGCGtcaacaccatcctgatgaaggAGAAGGTTAAGGATTTCCCGTTGCgtgatcgatacgctgagctcacaatcatctccactgttcgagatcggacactggtggaacatgagctgctggcaagaggccgggaccatgaagagtggagagaggaatgtCTCCGGGGAAAACTGGAAAAAATCAGGACAGATGAATTGTTCCACAGCAGCTTTTCCCGGAGTAATTCCCGATCTGGGATTTCAGCAACAGTAGCCGGAGTtgcggggatcggaaaaacaacaatggtgcaaaagattgttcatgattgggccacagggaaaatgtacccaAACTTCCAGTTTGTTTTCAGTTTCAAATTCAGGGATTTGAATATGATTAACTGCAGAAtaaacctgagggaactgattctggatcagtatccttactttgggaatatgctgcgggaggtctggaagaacccaaagggattgctgtttatatttgatggtctggatgaattcaagggcagaatcgattttgct